The following are encoded together in the Thunnus thynnus chromosome 15, fThuThy2.1, whole genome shotgun sequence genome:
- the mindy1 gene encoding ubiquitin carboxyl-terminal hydrolase MINDY-1 has translation MAESSSEPTAADLLIRRNEEPPSLPAESISKELMVTMTTEGSEVRTEVLSSNGTADSPLPAIVLKEEAPPTPPESSPPSSENGTMMAATTEEESLSTLLRHIKFEGGVERGGEPGLDVDLEESSSVATAGGSDDQRESTDSASFSIPSLELSDGVTATGNSLDVEDGLSSSYSALGVEGCSPSTEVPSLKEDEALEAAGGAAAAPAASAAAAAAAAAAAMAAAAPEPGPSMPAYYLVKWITWKEKKTPIITQSENGPCPLLAIMNTLFLRWKAKLPAQTEVVTTEDLMAHLGECVLSVTPREKADGMELNFQQNMSDAMAVLPKLSTGLDVNVRFTGVTDFEYTPECIVFDLLNIPLYHGWLVDPQSPEMVAAVGKLSYNQLVEKIIDYKHSADSSRVSEGLVAEQFLESTATQLSYHGLCELNTTAKEGEISVFFRNNHFSTMIKHKGHLYLLVTDQGFLQEEGLVWESLHNVEGDGNFCDSDFRLCHPPQRAPPTANLPPTAQEQQRQIDQDYLVAVSLQQQQGGAPGPLSDLELARQLQQEEYQQQQQQLQQQQQQQQQGSLQAAQQVRGQGSQQGGARRRDKDSDCVLL, from the exons ATGGCCGAGTCCAGCTCGGAGCCGACGGCAGCGGATCTGCTGATCCGACGCAACGAAGAGCCGCCGTCTCTCCCCGCGGAGAGCATCTCCAAAGAACTCATGGTAACCATGACGACGGAGGGGTCAGAGGTGAGAACCGAAGTCCTGAGCAGCAACGGCACCGCCGACAGTCCTCTGCCCGCCATCGTCCTGAAGGAAGAGGCTCCGCCCACGCCGCCAGAGTCGTCACCCCCGTCATCCGAAAACGGAACTATGATGGCAgccaccacagaagaagagtcTCTATCCACTCTGCTCAGACACATCAAGTTTGAAGGAGGCGTGGAGCGAGGAGGAGAGCCAG GTCTGGATGTGGACCTGGAGGAAAGCTCCTCCGTGGCGACGGCGGGCGGCTCGGACGACCAGCGCGAGTCCACCGACTCGGCGTCCTTCTCCATCCCCAGCCTGGAGCTGTCAGACGGGGTCACGGCCACAGGAAACTCCCTGGACGTGGAGGACGGCCTGTCCTCGTCCTACTCGGCTCTGGGTGTGGAGGGCTGCTCTCCGTCCACCGAGGTCCCCAGTCTGAAGGAGGACGAGGCGCTGGAAGCTGCTG GaggcgctgctgctgctcctgctgcctccgccgcagctgctgcagctgccgCAGCGGCGGCTATGGCAGCGGCGGCCCCAGAGCCCGGACCGTCCATGCCAGCGTATTACCTGGTGAAGTGGATCACCtggaaagagaagaagacaccCATCATCACTCAGAGTGAGAACGGAccctgccccctgctggccatcaTGAACACACTCTTCCTACGCTggaag gctaAACTTCCTGCTCAGACTGAAGTCGTCACCACTGAGGACCTGATGGCTCACCTGg gagagtgtgtgttgtctgttaCACCTCGAGAGAAAGCTGATGGGATGGAGCTGAACTTccaacag aacaTGAGTGATGCGATGGCGGTGCTGCCGAAGCTCTCTACAGGTCTGGATGTGAACGTTCGTTTCACCGGTGTGACGGACTTCGAGTACACACCAGAGTGTATCGTGTTTGACCTGCTGAACATCCCGCTGTACCACGGCTGGCTGGTCGACCcgcag agtccAGAGATGGTGGCCGCTGTGGGGAAACTGAGTTACAACCAGCTGGTGGAGAAAATCATCGACTACAAACACTCTGCCGACAGCAGCCGAGTCAGtgaag GTCTGGTGGCGGAACAGTTTCTGGAGTCGACGGCGACGCAGCTGTCGTATCACGGTCTGTGTGAACTCAACACGACGGCTAAAGAAGGAGAAATCTCTGTGTTCTTCAGAAACAACCACTTCAGTACCATGATCAAACACAAG GGTCACCTGTACCTGCTGGTGACGGATCAGGGCTTCCTGCAGGAGGAGGGTTTGGTCTGGGAGTCTCTCCACAACGTCGAGGGAGACGGAAACTTCTGCGACTCCGACTTCAGACTGTGTCATCCTCCTCAGAGAGCTCCGCCCACCGCCAACCTGCCGCCCACCGCccaggagcagcagagacagatcGACCAG gactACCTGGTGGCGGTgtccctgcagcagcagcagggcggGGCCCCGGGGCCCCTCAGTGACCTGGAGTTGGCCCGACAGCTCCAACAGGAGGaataccagcagcagcagcagcagctccagcagcagcagcagcagcagcagcagggatcACTGCAGGCAGCACAGCAG gtcagaggtcaggggtcacAGCAGGGCGGAGCCAGGAGAAGAGACAAGGACTCAGACTGTGTCCTCTTATAG